From the Lepus europaeus isolate LE1 chromosome 12, mLepTim1.pri, whole genome shotgun sequence genome, one window contains:
- the LOC133771028 gene encoding sodium-dependent dopamine transporter-like — translation MSKSKCSVAPVSAMVAPAKEPKARGLQGVELTLLKERNGVQLTNSTLIGPPQLHVEAEERETWSKKFDFLLSVIGFAVDLANIWRFPYLCYKNGGGAFLVPYLLFMVIAGMPLFYMELALGQFNREGAAGIWKICLLLKRVSFTVILISLYVGFFYTIIIAWALHYLFSSFTAELLWTHCSNTWNSPSCSDVHTSHSSAGHDTSIKHTFGTKPAAKYFE, via the exons ATGAGTAAGAGCAAGTGCTCCGTGGCACCTGTGTCAGCCATGGTGGCCCCAGCTAAGgagcccaaagccaggggcctgcagggcGTGGAGCTCACGCTCCTCAAGGAGCGGAATGGGGTGCAGCTCACCAACTCCACCCTCATCGGCCCACCACA GCTGCACGTGGAGGCTGAAGAGCGCGAGACCTGGAGCAAGAAGTTCGACTTTCTCCTCTCGGTCATTGGCTTCGCTGTGGATTTGGCCAACATCTGGCGGTTTCCCTACCTATGCTACAAAAACGGAGGAG GTGCCTTCCTGGTGCCCTACCTGCTGTTCATGGTGATCGCCGGGATGCCGCTGTTCTACAtggagctggccctggggcaGTTCAACAGGGAAGGGGCTGCTGGCATCTGGAAGATCTGCCTCCTTCTGAAAC GTGTGAGCTTCACGGTGATCCTGATCTCGCTGTACGTGGGCTTCTTCTACACCATCATCATCGCCTGGGCGCTGCACTACCTCTTCTCCTCCTTCACGGCCGAGCTGCTCTGGACCCACTGCAGCAACACCTGgaacagccccagctgctctgacgTCC acaccagccacagcagcgcTGGCCATGACACCAGCATCAAGCACACCTTTGGAACCAAGCCTGCCGCCAAGTACTTTGAGTAA